From a region of the Tiliqua scincoides isolate rTilSci1 chromosome 4, rTilSci1.hap2, whole genome shotgun sequence genome:
- the VAPB gene encoding vesicle-associated membrane protein-associated protein B/C → MAKAEQVLSLEPQHELKFRGPFTDVVTTNLKLGNPTDRNVCFKVKTTAPRRYCVRPNSGIIDAGTSINVSVMLQPFDYDPNEKSKHKFMVQSMFAPPDTSDMEAVWKEAKPEELMDSKLRCVFELPAENDKPHDVEINKIISTAAIKTESSVMSKSLSSSLDDSEVKKVMEECKRLQSEVQRLREENKQFKEEDGLRMRKAPQTNHPISASAAVVKEEGLSTRLLALVVLFFIVGVIIGKIAL, encoded by the exons GGCCCTTTACAGATGTTGTCACCACAAATCTGAAACTTGGCAACCCTACAGACAGAAATGTTTGTTTCAAAGTGAAGACTACAGCACCTCGCAGGTACTGCGTAAGGCCCAACAGTGGGATTATAGATGCAGGAACATCAATTAACGTCTCTG tgaTGCTACAGCCTTTCGACTATGATCCTAATGAGAAAAGTAAACACAAGTTCATGGTTCAGTCAATGTTTGCACCACCTGATACTTCAGACATGGAAGCAGTA TGGAAAGAAGCAAAACCAGAAGAACTCATGGATTCCAAACTTAGATGTGTGTTTGAGCTGCCAGCAGAAAATGATAAACCT CATGatgtagaaataaataaaattatatccACAGCTGCAATAAAGACAGAATCTTCTGTAATGTCTAAATCATTAAGTTCTTCTTTGGATGACAGTGAAGTTAAGAAAGTAATGGAAGAATGCAAGAGGCTTCAGTCAGAAGTTCAGAGGTTACGAGAGGAGAATAAACAATTTAAG GAAGAAGATGGATTGCGAATGAGGAAGGCACCCCAGACAAACCACCCAATCTCTGCTTCAGCAGCTGTTGTGAAGGAAGAGGGTCTCAGCACTAGACTACTTGCGCTGGTGGTTTTGTTCTTTATTGTTGGCGTAATTATAGGGAAAATCGCCTTGTAG